The sequence AGGAAGCTCCAGATAtgttcaaaagatattttagtcacAAGATAAAGAtggtcgctgtcgtcgctgtctggaacatcttttgctggcgaggataggggagctaaatgtcaaagaaggaaaatcacATGATTtaacagcttggtacccaacatgttccggacagcagaacaaaggaaccaaagcgacaatctttatctagtaactaaaatatcttttatatgTTCTGAACTTTTATGCAGCATTGTCTAGATCTAGAcgatttctgtttttttttttaaattattatgcACCTTGAGTAgcgcaaagggccgacttgactccatcctgagcgatatCCAGCTATCACCTTAATCTGTTGCCAAGATAGATTGCTGTCAACTGCTATTTTTTCCTTTAGGAAGCTATGCCACCTCAAGGTCTGCTTTTGCAGCAATGTCCAGCTGGATTCcaatctaatgcttgtttacagattttgttTCCGCCTTTATATAAGGTGTGGTTGACCCAGCCTCAATTCTCGAATAACAGTTGCAATCGATGTCTGATAACAACGACAGCAGCAGTTGAGTATTCTCCAACCAGTAAACCAGTATCCATCGTAAATTTTACTTTTAGCTTAACTTAGCGTAGCTTGATTGACTGAACACATCGTGATTGCTAGTGGTGATAggccaaaaaacaaaaaatatgcacAGCTTACCAAATGAATAGTTTTCTTGGAACTATAAAGCTTTTCTCGCTGTACATGGTTTGGAGTTTCTTAAATtgaagaccaataacgatgccggtcaCGTACTCATAGTCAATTAGGATTAGAGGAGGTAAATTAGTTCCATACTCATtgttacaagagaccgagggatcctctgcatctccatgagcgcactagAAGGGAATAGTACGTTAGTTGAAAAAGCATTCTAATAGTactcgccttggtaagcgacaaattATTCTGAACGACGCGCATGCGCGTCTAACGTATTTCACCGGACAAGCAAAAATACGAGCTGTTGCATACTATGTAGTTAAATTACTTCAGATAGCCTTCTCGATGGCTACTGTAAACTGTGGAGTATCGCAATTGTCAAGACAAACCAAAGCCAAATACAAGCGCGATCCACGAACATATACGGTATCgagtttaatcatctttctcttgctgacggaaggataggatttgtttccatagggaaacgcttcggaagcgtttctgtatgaaaacaaatcctatccgtCTGTGCGCGTGgaagagaaagatgataatcgtcAGATAGCTTTATAGATATCTTTTCGTTTTTGCGACGaataaaacacgcactgtacttgTCCGATGACTACTGCAAACTATTTCATCTTAAATTTTCCCTCagccgaaaaaataaaaaaatgatttaaaaaaatatgatttttagtCCATAATTTCTGATCTACAACCTTTTGTCGTGGCTTTCATCATTTAAAGCTTAGATATCAACCTTGTCCATTACTTGCAATCTATAGTCACGACACTAGCTTTTCATAGTTTACTCAAGGTTTGAATATGTATTCAACTGAATACATTACAAAACATTGAGTGTTGAAAAAAGTTTATATCAACACTAATATCGTAGCTgaagatcgcaagttctgaattCAAAGACAGTTTGGGTGACCTAGAATAAGAAGTATGGATATAAGTatcctgaactcaagaacagtttaGATGAATATCGTAAAATTAGCTTATAGCAAATATTTTGTGAGTGGGCATATGTTTGTTTCTCACCACCGAGATCGTCATTCGAATGGAGTGCAGAAAAAGGTCCATGGCCTTAGAAGTCTCAGAATGCGCATCGTAATTGACGTTGGCATCATCGGTCTGATAAGACCGTTTCCAGTTAGGTCCGTggcagtttaaaaaaaaaatctgttgacCAATGATCGAAATAGAGTCCTTACTTTATTCTTATAACCCTGATTAATGTACCTAGTGGTGTTAGTACCTTTCTCGTGCTATATGGagttaattttattaattttattttattttatttgtggtatgcaacactatgggtctccgaatcTTCTTGAGAAagattgtttttggagcgaacaaaCAGTACGTGGAAGGCTAGTGTATCTTTCCGATATATATTTTTGGCCATTTgtccgaaggccactaggctgaaagttatttggccgaatatatcatttggccgaacagacttttaggccgaaacccatttggccaaaagggtcataaagccgaataggttatttggcaaaaagtcatttggccgaaatagtcattTAGTGAACGGTTATTTGGCGaaaagccatttagccgaataggttatttggctggAAAGGTCATTTAGCaggaaaggtcatttggccgactaGGTTTTTTTGAtgaatagaacatttgaccgaaggccatttggccgtatagaacatttggccgtataggacatttggcctaataggccatttggccaaaaaggccAAAAtcgccgaaaaagtcatttggccggaaaacGATTTGgccgacatttggccgaaaaggtcatttggccgaataagtcatttggtcgaataggttatttggctgaaaaggtcatttggccgaaaaggtcatataGCAGGAAAGGTTCATTTCATGTATATAGTCTACATTTAaatagataacactgaatcaacaatttcacGCCACATACGGTTCGTGGTCACATCTCCATCCTCGAaaacgccccacgctcgccaagtcgttgtGCACCTGGTCtacccaccttgctcgctgcgctccagcGTCTCGTACCTGCGGATTGAAGCAACACcattttgcagggttgctgtccagcattcttgcaaaTGTCCTGCcgtcgtacccttccggcttccttctaccttttggatactgggttcgccgtatagctgggcgagctcgtcgttcattcttcgccgccacacaccgtcttcatgcacaccgccaaaaatgGTCATAAGCACAGCAATACGTAACCGAAACGAAGTATACCGATCAGCTATGTCGTCCATTACGTTGGTGACCTGTTCAATTCGCTGCTTGTAGGATCAGATATAAGATCAGGTCTTATGTACTACACGTAGCAGTTATAGATGTAcactccgttgatttttttgatgatgaAACTACCTTCTCTGGTAGAGTCAATATTTTGTTTAGGATATTGGCCTCTATAAGAAATGGCCCTAGTTTTTATCTATCCGCAACCAATTGCCGTTTCCTTTGAATTTTGCAAGTTTCAACGAGTTGTTAATATGTATTAAATATCAAAAAGAACATTATATTATACGTTCTTtctattttatattctttcgagtAGTAAATTCGTTGAAAACACTGCATTTTCTCTTTCTCCGTCGAGAGATTGTAATGCTTGATGGTATTAACGCGTTACTGTACGGAGTGAATATCCTCTATAAAGTATCTTTCAATACAAAAGGTTTGTGCACATagtaataaaaacccagattaatccacctagcggtgatagtgcctttctcgtttctttcgagtgagtaatttctacgcactttagcccatagtccgatccggtcaattgacaataagaaacaatgcaaTGTGACATGATtatgcatcgaatgcaacttgttgcgagcaaatcggttaaggataagtgcctgaaaattgaatgggattattttgcacacactcacacacacccacacacacacacacacacacacacacacacacacacacacacaccacacacagacaataggaaacaatgggacaggattttgcgtcgaatgcaatttgttgcgagcggTTGAGAATTGAGTGCCTAAAAAATtagctaaactttttgcgcacacacacacacacacagatatcactccaattcgtcgagctgaatcgattggtatataacactatgggtctgcgggcctcatataaaaagttcgtttttggagcgaacatatagccacagacaaacagacgtaacagtttgaacatttttcagaaaaatccatcgcccaactcctctaccaccatcttgcgagcatgttgcacgaaacaaggtttcgtatgacattgtcaccagaaggcgctggagtgaaatgtcaaactcgaaggattacgacgctagcgcctctagttgtgaaacgcgcaatcgatcaaattcaaagtgatcgttgaagtcatggtcgatggaaatttctctagtgttacgtctgtttgtctgtgatatagcctttacgtatactttgtatacgagaaaggcaaaatccaTGTCTGTATTGCAAATGGTTTTTCGAACTTGACAAACTTTATTGTTAAAACTGGCGCTAAAATGCAACAAACTGAAAAAATCGAGAAGTCagaaatatttatttgatgAAATAACCATAGTGGCTCTGGGTCCCCCAATTCTATTGGGTATTAGCTGCTCATAGGCAGGGGTGTCATAGCGGCCAGGCTACTCATTGTAGCCCAGTTTAGGTTGTAAGCCTTCTTCTCATCTCATCAGTTCCATTCATCGCTTTTCAGTCATTTCTGTTACCTTTTTAATGTTCAGTGTTCAGCCTCTTCTATTTCACTAGTCGTAGTTTCTCTTTTTCAGAAGATTTAGCTAACATGGATATCATCTCCATATTCAGCCTCTTCCGTTCCATTCTAACCACATTCAGCCCCTTCTGTACCCTTTTAGAAGATTTAGCTAACATGGGTGTTGATTTCACCAAAGTTCAGCCTCTTCCATTCCGCAGAAGGTTTAGCTAATATGGCCATCATTCTTTTGCAATCGTTTTCAGTCTCTCAGTATATCGTTCAAGTTATAAATGTCGTAGCAATGAAAGTCATGTGGTGTATTTACATCTTGTGGAAGGAGAACATTAAAATGTGCATCTGCTCTACCTGCGTTTATCAAATGCATTACAATTGGATTAAAAGTGTTATCATATGTTAACGGTATTATTTTAAGAAAAACGGAAGCTCCAGTACTGTTTTCTTGCATAATGTAAATTATTCTTTGGAATGCCATGCTGAGTGCAAATAAAGTATCGAGATTCCCGTATTCTCCATCTGTGCAGCATATCTGAAGAAGTTCAACAACTGTGTTGGATTCTAATCCAATTTTGTATCTAATCTTCTCAAATACAAAGAAATTCTCCATTATAGTTTGGAAGGCTATTGCTCTAAGATCAAAACTAAAATCTTCATTCCCTACTAATGCGTATGAAATAGCATTGAATTGGCAATTTCCGTCTCCTGTTATTGGAATTTCTATGAACCTAGCTAATGATTGGTTTGACAGTTGTACATCTCTACTTCTATTGTAACAGTTTACTGGCAAAGTTCTCAAATAATTTGTAATGTAATTAATGTGACTTTTGTGACGCATGGTATTATTATTTGTAGTCGTTAAGATTTTTCTGGATTAGCAAATGTATCATAGTTATCAAAGAAAGTGTGCTGGAGATTTTCAAAGAGATTCCTACTCTCAGTGTTGTATGTATTTTTTGGCCTATCGATTTCGTTAACCCACCAATCGGTAATGTATGTATTCTTCTCTAATTCAATGTCACTACATTGGATCGATGAGCTAGTAATATTTCTAATATTATCACTTATGGTACTGTTTATAGATGCGAGCTCTACATTAGAGATTGTCAAGGATTCTAAATCAGAAGATATGTTAACTGTTTTTTTAAGAGCTTTGATACTGTTCTGTTCATCAGAATTTCACTTTCATGTCTACAAGGAATGATACAAAATATCGGCTTATGATCAGAAAAGTAACACTCGTAAACTCCCGCATGTATATTGCTAAAATTTGCAAACAAAACATCAAGTCTTGAACCCAAGATAGTCGTAGCTTCCTGTGGGGATTGTATTTGCTCCATTGAGAGATCATGCATAAATGAATTGAACTCACATACTTGAACATTTGATATATCATTCagattgaaattgaaatcaCCCATTACAACTGTTGGACAAGTTTTATCGAAGTTAAATTGTAAAATTGCATTTTTGAAATCACGAATGCTAGCTTTTGGAGATTTATAACCACTAATTATAAGATTATTGTTAACCTTAAATCCTACCAAATCTATATGAGAATGATAGTTTCCTTCTCATCTGCTTTAAATTCAATGCAAGATTTAACAATATGTGTAGTCAAATTAATTTTGGCAAAACAAATAATtccttttccaatatttttcttaACATAGTTTGGATATTTCTCCGTGTCAGAACGATAAATCGAAGCAAACCCAGGGAAATTAATCATTTCCTTATCATACAAACAAGTTTCCGAGAAAACCAAAACATCACATCGAGAATACCATTGGTCAGCAACAATGTGATTTTTATTCGCGCGTAATGATCGAATATTCAAATAAGCTATCTTCAATGCTTCGTGATCAACTAAATTGTCAAAAGCAAGAGGCAAAGACCGTTGAGTTTTCAGTCTTTGCATTTCATTCAAACAAGCATCAATGGTGTTATTACTTTTCATATTTCCAGGAAAATTGCCTAAAATATACAAACCAGAAAGTTTTGTTACACGACTAAGTGCAACATAAACTAATTGACGAGTAAGATTCCCGGATTTTCGGAAGTCGATGCAAACGTTTTCGTATGTTTGACCTTGACTTTTATGAATAGTCAACGCTTCACAGGGTACTATAGGAAACTGATCGCGGATCATCTGGTAATCTTTCTGGAAATGAGTTGTCAGGTTGTACAATTTTCTCGGAATCGGTGTCCATTTGATGTTTATGTTGTTGTTTTCCATGAAGTTTCGATACTGTTGTCGAATCTTTCTACCAACGTTGTCGGAATCGAAGCTTAAGAAAACAAGTGTTGGTTTATCAGTTCCAGGATTGCAAAATACATACTCCAAAACACCAGTAGCTCCATTAACTAATCCGTCTGATACATCTAGATTGGCTGTTACCATGTATTTGATTCCTTGTTTGAATCGGATTTTGTATGGATAACCTCCGCAATCTTTCGTTGGTCGTTCTTTCCACATTTTCATTTTAGCGTTCTTCTGTTTTGGGTTCAACTTTCCAGTCATTGTGTCAATAGCAATGCATTCTTTTTCAGGTGCAAGGGATTCCGAaatctttttgttgttgaaattatCTACATCCGCATTTGTATAATAAAGCCTCATAACTTCATCAGGTACTTGGTGTTCCTCCAATTCACGGGATTTGATTAGTTTGATATCTCCAGCAGTCATTACTCCTCGCGCAAAATTGTTAAGGGCATTGACAAAGTGTAGATCGTCTTTCTGACGCATAACTTCTGTAAGTTCATAAACCCAGAATTCATCCCATAATGGTGAGTAGTTTGTCTTTATTAAACTGTGCTTAGGGGAATAGAAAATAGCTGAATCTTTCACAGGTGGGAGCTGAAGAAAATCACCAACAGTTATAAGTGATAGTCCACCAAAACTTTCGCAAATTCCAGTTATTTGGCGTAATCGTGTATCAATCCGAGAGAAAATGGTACTGCCAACCATTGAAATTTCGTCGATTATTATCAATTTGCAATCCGAGAGTTGTTGCCTCAAGTTGTTCGCAACATCCATGGGTAAATCAGACATTTTTGCGTTTTCTTGTAGAGGGAGAGCGAACGCAGAGTGCAGTGTATTTCCTCCTATCAAGAAAGCAGCCTTTCCAGAAAATGCACATAATAAGACTTTAATGGAATCTGTATTAGCGTCTCTTAACACCGTTGTTGAGTATTCCAAATGTCGTGTGATTAAAtggaaaattgttgaaattaccATACTTTTCCCAACTCCAGCAGATCCTGATATGAAAATTCGTAAAGGGAGATTTGATGTAGTAAACGACTTGTAAATGTGCATTACAATTTCTCTCTGCCTTGTGTTCAATTTACATAGCATATCGTAAAGATTGTTCTGTTCTGTTTTAGGTGGAGCCGTGTAAATAAAAGGTACATTATTTTTCGGTCGATCTACACCCACTTGCACAAGAATATCAATTTCCTGTTCCTTAGGAATTTGAGTTCTTTCAAAATCTTCAATCTCGTCTTCCTCGAGTATTCCTCTATGCTGCTCAGCCGCCAATATAGCATCGTCCAGTCGATCTCCCGACCACATGAATATTTTATCACGGTTGCACTCGATCACTCTCTTATATTCGTCATATTTAGCGCTCCAATTTATCGATTCGATTTCTTTCTCTTCGTTTCTCCACGGCAAAAATAGCAGAAGTTGCTCACGATAAAAATTATCAGGATCTTGTTCGAATTTATACCGAACGTGCCGAATTATTCTACCTTTCTTACGTCGTTTAAACTCAGAATTCAAATCTTCTACTTCAGAGTCGATATGTTCTTCGTCTGAATCTAAATTCTTATCACGTCTTTTTTTATTCGCAGTGTGGAAATAGTAAGCTGCATATTCCGCCAAACAAACATCTTCTAATCCTTTACGTTCAGAGTAATGCGTAAGGACATCTTTTCCGGCAATGTCTGTCGAATCAGCCGCTAAGGCTTGTAATTGTTTAGACGATTTTAAAAAAACAACTCGATCTTCACTCCGTGCCGTGTTTACGAATATTGAAGACCTGCTGAATTCTGTTATAGGTGTACCCAAACAATGGTATACTGCTTCTGAAGTTGATATTACGTGTCCATTCAGAAATTTGTTCATGATACAACGCAAGCGATCTTGCAAATTTCGATTTCCTTTGTCCAACTCTGTTTGAAGGTCCTTCAGTCCTTTGGATAATCCTGCTTCACCTTTAGCTACATAATCTACGATGTATGACGCAACACCATACTCATCCAGAACAAATTGCAGGTCAACATTGGATTCCATTAGATTAAGAATATTCCGATTGTATGTGTTGATATCCACATCACAGCTTCTGCGTCTATAGAATATGGAAAGCTTGTTTATAGAACTTCTTATAGCTGTTAAGTAAGTGCTTTGTGACATTCCAAGCTCGTTCAAAACATCGTCGAAACTTTTGTTGACTCTTTcgttactgatataaaactgctccatcatttttaattttatccAAATTATTCTTTACCTCAACCGTTCTTTCTTCATTACCGAGCGGTTCGAGAATCATTGTACACGGCATCACGTACTTTGGGAAATTAAACCTacatattttcttgtttttctttCCTTTGCTACACGTAGGTGTATGCTTGTGTCGTAAATATTTACAGAACGGATTGTTTTCATCATATTCGCATGTTATAAACTTATCCACAAACTCTATAACAGACTCGAATGTACTCGGATCATCTTGATCTATTCTAGGAGCATTATTCAGCCATAGCAAAATATGATCATGTGGCGATCCTCGTTGTTGAAATTCCCTCCTGCGAAAAAAATCGGTAACAACATATGtgtcgaaaattcctcctacTGCTTTGTTAACTATCTTCATAAGGTtcttgattttgttgtcgtaGTACATCGCTGTAAAGACTGGATTTtcatttaccattttcgctcTGTCTTCGTATGGTAAATTCAATGCATCAATAACAGAAATTGTTTCCCCGGTGCTGTATTCCTTTAAACCTTGAATCAACTCAGGCCAGTTGGTTTCGACAGGAGATACTGTTAAAAGAATGCAGGAGATCCAATTTGCCGCACAAGAGCGAACAAGACTTTTTCTTTTGTGCCATGTATGCTGGAGCACAACGCATTTGTTCCATGAACCTTAATCCATTATTAAATGATAGTAAACCACCGATAAAGTCAGCATTTAGTGCCTGGTGAGCTGTCACATTTTTGACATTCTTTTTCTTGCGGATGGCAGTTTTGATAGAATTATAAGATTCATTCAACAATTTGTTCTTCGAGAGATGAAGAACTCGCCTCGGTTCAATTCGATTTTTATAATATCGAACTTCCCACTTTATTGCATCATTTACTGTAATGTTTTTGTCCGTAAGTATTTGTGGTTTTCCTCCAAAAATCTTCGGGAAACTAAGGTACTCTATGTCAGGATTACTGTAAGGTGACACCGGCTTTTGATTTTGCCCTGGTGCCATAACGATAACTGTATTTTTAGCAGTTATTTCATTTAAATCAACCAATAAACATTCCTCGTCTCCTTCATTCATGTGGTCAATATATTCTTCATCCACGTCTAAATCAAACTCTGGAATTGCGCTGCGTTCCTCATTTTGCGCATCTTCCTCATCATTGATTATGACGTTAAAATCAATAGCGTTCTCAGAGAATTCAATTCCATACTTCTTATATAGCTCTGTATTCTGTAAGTAGTTTCCAGCTGCATCAAGTTCTGATTTTCGAACAAATCCTTTCAGATAACTGCTTGCATGTCCTATGTTTCTCTTGAAATCCACAGGAATGGCCAACATATTCATGTTGTCAATATTTCTAGGAAGAGATTTCTCCATTACGTTGACGTCTGTCGGAACATAGACTACGCTTCCCTTAGCACCTATTTGTGGATTAGAAGCACGATGATTAagaatttgaattttcataaaggGCACATAAGGTGACAGTAAGCGCTCTTCTATGTCGTTTAAAACTGTTAAGCATTCCGGAATTGGAGGTAATTTTAAGCCATTATTGCTCGAGAGTTTCGGTATTTTACCTGCACTTACACACTTGTAGCATGTATGACATAGATAATTTTGCTTGTGTTCCcataattgttcaaaatatgacTATTAATACAACTAACAAGCTGAGATTCATTTGTCACAACTTTTGTAGACATAAGTGAAAACACTTTTTCGCGTGTAATCATTTTTAGTCCATTTTCGAAGAACATTCGTTCGCAACATGAACAAAACAATGAAGGCACTTCTTTCCTGCTCTCAATAAATGCAATTAGTGCTTTCGCGTTTGGCTCCATTTCATGTCGCTTCAGGTAAGTGTACGTCGTATCTCGATGTTTGATTATTTCAAGAGTTCTACGTTCACGCctggcttgacgatcccttgaTTTTTCAGTGATTCTAAATGACTCATCCTTCCTCATTTGTGCCATCCTTTGCACATTTTTCTCCTTTTCTTGTGCTCTATAATCCTTCTCTTCTCGTTTCTGTGACATACGCTCCCGATTTTATCCCTTTCCTGGAAAGAAAATCCGTCAACAGtatttctcatttcccgaatcCTTATCAAATTGGTCTGATTCTCCTGTTGTTTGTATTGATCCTTCGCTCGTGTTTGTGCCATCCTTTGCACATTTTTCTCCTTTTCGTGCTCTTTATAATCTTTTTCTTCTCGCTTCTGTGACATACGATCTCGATTTTTATCCCTTTCCTGGGAAGAAAATCCGTCAACAGTATTTCTCATTCCCCGAATCCTTATCAAATTGGTCTCATTCTCCAGCTGTTTGTATTGATCCTTCGCTCGTGTTTGTGCCATCCTTTgcacatttttcttcttttcgtaCTCTTTGTAATCCTTTTCTTCTCGCTTCTGTGACATACGATCTCGATTTTTATCCCTTTCCTGGGAAGAAAATCCGTCAACAGtatttctcatttcccgaatcCTTATCAAATTGGTCTCATTCTCCTGCTGTTTGTATTGATCCTTCGCTCGTGTTTGTGTCATCCTTTgcacatttttcttcttttcgtgCTCTTTATAATCCTTTTCTTCTCGCTTCTGTGACATACGATCTCGATTTTTATCCCTTTCCTGGGAAGAAAATCCGTCAACAGtatttctcatttcccgaatcCTTATCAAATTGCTCTCATTCTCCTGCTGTTTGTATTGATCCTTCGCTCGTGTTTGTGCCATCCTTTGCACATTTTTCTCCTTTTCGTGCTCTTTATAATCTTTCTCTTCTCGTTTCTGTGACATACGATCCCGATTTTTATCCCTTTCCTGGGAAGAAAATCCGTCAACAGtatttctcatttcccgaatcCTAAGCAAATTGGTCTCATTCTCCTGTTGTTTATATTGACCCTTCGCTCGTGTTTGTGCCATCCTTTGCACATTTTTCTCCTTTTCGTGCTCTTTATAATCCTTCTCTTCTCGTTTCTGTGACATACGTTCTCGATTTTTATCCCTTTCCTGGGAAGAAAATCCGTCAACAGTATTTCTCTTTCCCGAATCCTTATCAAATTGGTCTCGTTGTCCTGTTGTTTGTATTGATCCTTCGCTCGTGTTTGTGCCATCCTTTGCACATTTTTCTCCTTCTCTCGTTGTTTATAATCATTAACTGTTCGATTTTCTGACAtcctgattttatttttcgttcTTTCCATCTCCACATAGTCTAAATTTCCAGCACGCTTCCTTTTCATTCTAAGACGATGTTTTTCCTTCCGATCCAGTTGATTTTTATCTCTCGCAATTTGTTGCTGCTCCTGAGTTTCTTCTGCTCTTCTAATTATGTCTTCATCAATTAATACATTGACCGGTTGGTATTCACATTCTCCACTTTGTCTCTTTACACCATCATCCGTCAGCATATTGACCGGTTGGTGGTCGCTTTCTTCGCTGTGTTTGTctatcattttatttatttcatagtATATTTTTTTCGCCTTGACTTTTTGcaaatgcgatttttttttcgtcttcggcattttgttgaaaatgctGTTAGAAGAAAGTATTGAGATGAAAATATAcacaattttagtttaattGGGAATATATTTAAGAGGATTTAAGAATCGCAATACATGCTATATGGCgcaaattattattaaattgtTTCAGCCTAAAAGCTTCCTTTTGGGTCGACGACGGTATCGAAAGGATTTGGCAGAAAATATATTGGCTTACTGTCGGATCCTGCCGTTTCCGTATCCGTTTTGTTCCATTGTGTTCAGGGCTGAAGTGTTTTCCCTGTGTCAAAAGCTTATGGATTTACAGAAACTTCAAATTAAGTCTGCATAGAACACCTTTCAAATATATAGTAaatactagggatcctataatgagagatatgcaaatacttttccagacgatttagcaacgctgttacttttgttggtaaacgcttccagcacttgccgcagcgcaaaatgttgaagcttgtatatgactttgcatttgatagcaatttggaatatgtttgtctgtccactaaACTAGATTACTTCTACTCACAAAGGTAAAACAAATTGgaacttttcttaaaatatatctcaatacctctcaatCTCATTCTGCAACAGTAACATTGTTCATTTCGCTCACGTTTTgccagttctcaatgctcgattggcttacaatggccgctttcgcatatctctcattataggatccctagtaaa comes from Armigeres subalbatus isolate Guangzhou_Male chromosome 2, GZ_Asu_2, whole genome shotgun sequence and encodes:
- the LOC134209379 gene encoding nipped-B-like protein B; this translates as MSQKREEKDYKEHEKEKNVQRMAQTRAKGQYKQQENETNLLRIREMRNTVDGFSSQERDKNRDRMSQKREEKDYKEHEKEKNVQRMAQTRAKDQYKQQENESNLIRIREMRNTVDGFSSQERDKNRDRMSQKREEKDYKEHEKKKNVQRMTQTRAKDQYKQQENETNLIRIREMRNTVDGFSSQERDKNRDRMSQKREEKDYKEYEKKKNVQRMAQTRAKDQYKQLENETNLIRIRGMRNTVDGFSSQERDKNRDRMSQKREEKDYKEHEKEKNVQRMAQTRAKDQYKQQENQTNLIRIREMRNTVDGFSFQERDKIGSVCHRNEKRRIIEHKKRRKMCKGWHK